A genomic segment from Pirellulales bacterium encodes:
- a CDS encoding SufE family protein: protein MAGKAQQRLDEIAEEFAELTPRERLELLLDFAEGLPELPEPLRAERDRGEHRVHECMTPVYLWVQDENGHVRIYADVAPEAPTVKGFVGILVDAFSGATPEEVLRVPADVLRRLGLLEALGMVRMRGLSAILNRIRADVVKLAA, encoded by the coding sequence ATGGCGGGAAAGGCGCAACAACGCCTCGACGAGATCGCTGAAGAATTCGCCGAACTGACTCCACGCGAGCGGCTGGAGCTGTTGCTCGACTTTGCCGAAGGGTTGCCGGAATTGCCCGAACCGCTCCGCGCCGAACGCGACCGCGGGGAGCATCGGGTCCACGAGTGCATGACGCCGGTCTATTTGTGGGTGCAGGACGAGAACGGCCATGTGCGCATCTACGCCGACGTGGCGCCCGAGGCGCCCACGGTGAAGGGATTTGTCGGCATTCTGGTCGACGCCTTCTCCGGCGCCACGCCCGAAGAAGTGCTCCGCGTGCCGGCCGACGTCCTCCGGCGGCTGGGCCTGCTGGAGGCATTAGGCATGGTCCGCATGCGTGGCCTATCGGCCATTTTGAACCGCATTCGCGCCGATGTCGTCAAGCTGGCGGCGTAA
- a CDS encoding rhodanese-like domain-containing protein, whose product MADYAHPEVLVSTDWVNEHRSDPNVRIVESDEDVLLYHQGHIPEAVKIDWQTDLQDSLIRDYIGKEKFEQLCQSKGISNDTTVVFYGDKNNWWACYAFWTFKLYGHEKCLMMNGGRKRWELDGRELTRDPEPTYPCGSYTAKDQDKSIRAFRDEVLKHQRGGKPLIDVRSVGEYTGELFHMEGYPQEGALRAGHIPGAANVPWALAANDDGTFKSVKELEKLYLKQHGLKRRSPTIAYCRIGERSSHTWFVLKYLLGFNSVKNYDGSWTEWGNLVGAPIEKGMPECKLVQTPEKKAEKPAAKPAEATTEPPEERAEDAPPETAQSEEVAAVGAEAGPSSGMSEG is encoded by the coding sequence ATGGCCGACTACGCCCATCCCGAAGTTCTCGTCAGCACCGATTGGGTCAACGAGCATCGCAGCGACCCCAATGTCCGCATCGTCGAGTCTGACGAGGACGTGTTGCTCTACCACCAGGGGCACATTCCCGAAGCCGTCAAGATCGACTGGCAAACCGACCTGCAAGACTCGCTGATACGGGACTACATCGGCAAAGAGAAGTTCGAGCAGCTTTGCCAGTCGAAAGGCATTTCCAACGACACCACCGTGGTGTTCTACGGCGACAAGAACAACTGGTGGGCCTGCTACGCCTTTTGGACGTTCAAGCTCTACGGACATGAAAAGTGCCTGATGATGAACGGCGGCCGCAAGCGATGGGAACTCGACGGCCGCGAACTGACCCGCGACCCCGAGCCGACCTACCCCTGCGGCAGCTACACCGCCAAAGACCAGGACAAGTCGATCCGGGCTTTCCGCGACGAGGTGCTCAAGCATCAACGTGGCGGCAAGCCGCTGATCGACGTCCGCTCTGTCGGCGAATACACCGGCGAGCTGTTTCACATGGAAGGGTATCCGCAAGAGGGCGCGCTGCGGGCCGGGCACATTCCCGGCGCGGCGAATGTTCCCTGGGCGCTGGCCGCCAACGACGACGGCACCTTCAAATCGGTCAAAGAACTGGAAAAGCTCTATCTCAAACAGCACGGCCTGAAGCGCCGCAGCCCGACCATCGCCTATTGCCGCATCGGCGAGCGGTCGAGCCACACCTGGTTCGTGCTGAAGTACCTGTTGGGTTTCAACAGCGTAAAGAACTACGACGGATCGTGGACCGAGTGGGGCAACCTGGTCGGCGCTCCGATCGAAAAAGGCATGCCGGAGTGCAAGCTGGTGCAAACGCCCGAAAAGAAGGCGGAAAAACCCGCGGCGAAACCGGCTGAAGCCACCACCGAGCCGCCGGAGGAAAGAGCGGAGGACGCACCGCCGGAAACCGCCCAGTCCGAGGAGGTGGCGGCCGTCGGCGCCGAGGCCGGTCCGTCGTCGGGCATGAGCGAGGGCTGA
- a CDS encoding prenyltransferase/squalene oxidase repeat-containing protein, with translation MLGYLERLTLRLGHGVAALPEDLRARQASYLRGAQRDDGGFAGREGASDLYYTAFGLRGMALLGELDGEPAERAAAFLRRQLAGQAAMVDFISLLFASALLESAAGIDVFSESAADWQDAVLGLFERFRRADGGYAKTDQGQSSSTYHTFLIVIAQQLLGRPPVEASRLIDFVRSRRRDDGGFVEFGPMRTSGTNPTAAAAGLLGVLDAFDDELRRGVIDFLCAKQTGEGGLKANTPIPLADLLSTFTGLLTLDDLGALADIDRDAARHYAGSLEHDGGFRAGAWDTAADVEYTFYGLGTRALLA, from the coding sequence ATGCTCGGCTACCTCGAAAGACTGACGTTGCGACTGGGACACGGCGTGGCGGCGTTGCCTGAAGATCTGCGCGCTCGGCAGGCGAGTTATCTCCGCGGCGCCCAACGCGATGACGGCGGCTTCGCCGGACGGGAAGGCGCCAGCGACCTCTATTATACGGCGTTTGGTCTGCGCGGCATGGCACTGTTGGGCGAGCTCGACGGCGAACCGGCCGAGCGGGCCGCGGCGTTTCTGCGGCGGCAGCTTGCCGGACAAGCGGCGATGGTCGATTTCATTTCGCTCTTGTTTGCCTCCGCGCTGCTCGAATCGGCCGCCGGCATCGATGTGTTCAGCGAATCGGCGGCCGACTGGCAAGACGCGGTGCTCGGACTGTTCGAGCGTTTCCGCCGGGCCGACGGTGGCTACGCCAAAACCGACCAAGGGCAATCGAGCAGCACCTATCACACGTTTCTGATCGTCATCGCCCAACAGTTGCTCGGCCGGCCGCCCGTGGAGGCTTCCCGGCTGATCGACTTTGTACGTTCGCGCCGGCGCGACGACGGCGGCTTCGTCGAGTTCGGGCCCATGCGCACCAGCGGCACGAACCCCACCGCGGCGGCCGCCGGGCTGCTGGGCGTTCTCGACGCCTTCGACGACGAGCTGCGCCGCGGCGTGATCGACTTTTTGTGCGCCAAGCAGACCGGCGAAGGCGGGTTGAAGGCCAACACGCCCATTCCCCTGGCCGACCTGCTGAGCACGTTTACCGGACTGTTGACGCTGGACGACCTGGGTGCGCTGGCCGATATCGACCGGGACGCCGCGCGGCACTATGCCGGGTCGCTCGAACACGACGGCGGTTTTCGCGCCGGCGCGTGGGACACTGCGGCCGACGTGGAATATACGTTCTACGGTCTCGGCACGCGGGCATTGCTCGCCTAG
- a CDS encoding S9 family peptidase — translation MNFHILTLFSPAGVGLATCCLVLGCNPAARDAAQKPKQQPAAEEIAPAVEAEPAAPAETPSPQPRRRPDEEPIDETPKTEEQNAHEEIKPEAKVNNDLPDTPLIPRKVLFGNPDRAAAKISPDGRRLAFLAPVEGVLNVWVGPLDKPDSARAVTHDKLRGIRTYHWAYTNDHIIYLQDVGGDENWHVYLVDLATSQATDLTPLGEVNAQITGMSHRLPGEIIVSLNDRNPSVHDLYRIDLESRRRELLEKNTENFTGYVLDDDLGVRFASRMLPDGGSELLRKEGERWSQFVNVPREDTLTTQAVGFDKSGDVLYFIDSRRRNTGALTAWDLTSGQQTLLAENEHADIGEVLAHPTENTIEAVSFNYLRKEWQPLAEETKADLDYLRSVTDGEITIGSQSLDNRRWIVAFLLDDGPVKYFLYDRPQKKATFLFNNRDDLAGRPLAKMQPVLIKARDRLELVSYLTLPPWERDGDGLSVGNALRGVPPAEGIGNALRGVPPAARPRRPLPMVLDVHGGPWARDEWGFNPLHQWLANRGYAVLSVNFRGSTGLGKEFTNAGNREWAGKMHDDLIDAVEWAVRQQIADRDRIAIMGGSYGGYATLVGLTFTPETFACGIDIVGPSNIRTLLSSIPPYWQPMVQMFKDRVGDFSTREGQALLESRSPLTHVARIARPLLIGQGANDPRVKQAESDQIVRLMQTKQIPVTYVLYPDEGHGFARPENRLSFNAVAEAFLAEHLGGRFEPIGDDFSGASITVPAGAEGVPGLAEALRGREAEKE, via the coding sequence ATGAACTTCCACATTCTCACGCTCTTCAGCCCGGCAGGGGTCGGTTTGGCGACCTGTTGCCTCGTGCTCGGTTGCAACCCGGCAGCACGCGACGCGGCGCAGAAGCCCAAGCAACAACCGGCCGCCGAAGAGATCGCCCCGGCGGTCGAGGCCGAGCCGGCGGCACCGGCCGAAACGCCGTCACCGCAACCGCGCCGGCGACCGGACGAAGAGCCGATCGACGAGACACCGAAGACCGAGGAACAAAACGCGCACGAAGAAATAAAACCGGAGGCAAAAGTGAACAACGATCTGCCCGACACGCCGCTCATTCCCCGCAAGGTGCTGTTCGGCAACCCCGATCGCGCGGCCGCGAAAATCAGTCCCGACGGCCGGCGGCTGGCCTTCCTGGCGCCCGTCGAGGGCGTGCTGAACGTCTGGGTCGGGCCGCTCGACAAGCCGGACTCGGCACGGGCGGTGACGCACGACAAGCTGCGCGGCATCCGCACCTATCACTGGGCCTATACCAACGACCATATTATCTACCTGCAAGATGTGGGCGGCGACGAAAACTGGCACGTCTATCTCGTCGATCTGGCGACCAGCCAGGCGACCGACCTCACGCCGCTGGGTGAAGTGAACGCGCAGATCACCGGCATGAGCCACCGCCTGCCGGGCGAGATCATCGTGTCGCTCAACGACCGCAATCCCAGCGTCCACGACCTTTATCGCATCGACCTCGAAAGCCGCCGCCGCGAGCTGTTGGAAAAGAACACCGAGAACTTCACGGGCTATGTGCTCGACGACGACCTGGGCGTGCGGTTTGCCTCGCGGATGCTGCCCGACGGGGGCAGCGAACTGCTGCGCAAAGAGGGCGAGCGCTGGAGCCAGTTCGTCAACGTGCCGCGCGAAGACACACTGACGACGCAGGCCGTCGGCTTCGATAAGAGCGGCGACGTGCTCTATTTCATCGACAGCCGCCGGCGCAACACGGGCGCTCTGACGGCCTGGGACCTGACGAGCGGCCAGCAGACGCTGCTGGCGGAAAACGAGCACGCCGATATCGGCGAAGTGCTGGCTCATCCCACGGAGAACACGATCGAAGCCGTTTCGTTCAACTATCTGCGGAAAGAGTGGCAGCCGCTCGCTGAAGAGACGAAGGCCGATCTCGACTATCTGCGGAGCGTGACCGACGGCGAAATCACCATCGGCAGCCAGTCGCTCGACAACCGGCGTTGGATTGTGGCCTTCCTGCTCGACGACGGCCCGGTGAAATACTTCCTCTACGATCGGCCGCAAAAAAAGGCGACGTTTCTGTTCAACAACCGCGACGACCTGGCGGGCCGGCCGCTGGCGAAAATGCAGCCTGTGCTAATCAAAGCCCGCGATCGGCTGGAGTTGGTAAGTTATCTCACGCTGCCGCCGTGGGAACGCGACGGCGATGGTTTATCTGTAGGGAACGCACTCCGTGGCGTTCCGCCTGCCGAGGGAATAGGGAACGCACTCCGTGGCGTTCCGCCTGCCGCCCGCCCCCGCCGTCCGCTCCCGATGGTGCTCGACGTTCACGGCGGCCCGTGGGCGCGCGACGAATGGGGTTTTAATCCACTGCACCAGTGGCTGGCCAACCGCGGCTATGCCGTGCTCAGCGTCAACTTTCGCGGCTCGACCGGCTTGGGCAAGGAGTTCACCAATGCGGGCAACCGCGAGTGGGCCGGCAAAATGCACGACGACCTGATCGACGCCGTCGAGTGGGCCGTCCGCCAGCAGATTGCCGATCGCGACCGCATTGCCATCATGGGCGGCAGCTATGGCGGCTACGCCACGCTGGTGGGCCTGACGTTTACGCCCGAAACGTTCGCCTGCGGCATCGACATCGTCGGGCCGTCGAACATCCGCACGCTGCTCTCATCGATTCCGCCTTATTGGCAGCCGATGGTGCAGATGTTCAAAGACCGGGTGGGCGACTTCAGCACGCGTGAAGGGCAGGCGTTGCTGGAGAGCCGATCGCCGTTGACGCACGTGGCCCGCATCGCGCGGCCGCTGTTGATCGGGCAGGGCGCCAACGACCCGCGAGTAAAGCAGGCCGAGTCCGATCAGATCGTGCGTTTGATGCAAACGAAGCAGATTCCGGTCACCTATGTATTGTATCCCGACGAGGGTCACGGATTCGCCCGGCCTGAAAACCGGTTGTCGTTCAACGCCGTGGCCGAGGCGTTTTTAGCCGAACACCTGGGCGGGCGTTTCGAGCCGATCGGCGACGATTTCTCCGGGGCGTCGATTACCGTGCCCGCCGGGGCGGAAGGCGTGCCGGGACTCGCGGAGGCGCTGAGAGGCAGAGAGGCGGAGAAGGAGTGA
- the cbiE gene encoding precorrin-6y C5,15-methyltransferase (decarboxylating) subunit CbiE — translation MADARIHIIGIGDDGLEGLTSAARQLIEQADLLIGADHSFARLPKLAAERMVVGANLDGVVERLANLRGKRAVVVVSGDPLFYGMARYLCDKLGKDRFEVLPHVSSMQLAFARVKESWEEAYLTNLANHSLDHVAEKIRTADKVGLFTTESQPPAAVAKALLSRGIDYFNAYVCENLGSPDERVTQGDLPELAGQEFSPLNVMILVRKPGAPDRPSDRIGRRVFGNPDEVFLQTKPKKGLLTPAEVRSLALAEMDLSANSTVWDVGAGSGSVAIEAAQLAASGTTYAIEMDPDDHNLIKANAERLGVTNLVAVLGRAPEAWNGLPAPDSVFLGGSGREISQLVDLAYDRLRPRGRLVANVGSIENLAEVHSTLQRRVPDVKVWMINVARGTYQLERVRFDALNPTFLLAAVKPA, via the coding sequence TTGGCAGACGCAAGAATCCACATCATCGGCATCGGCGACGACGGGCTGGAAGGCCTGACCAGCGCGGCCCGGCAGTTGATCGAACAGGCCGATCTGCTCATCGGGGCCGACCACTCGTTCGCCCGCCTGCCCAAGCTGGCCGCCGAGCGGATGGTGGTGGGCGCCAATCTCGACGGCGTCGTCGAACGGCTGGCGAACTTGCGCGGCAAACGGGCGGTGGTGGTGGTTTCAGGCGACCCGCTGTTTTACGGCATGGCCCGCTACCTGTGCGACAAGCTCGGCAAAGACCGCTTCGAGGTGTTGCCCCACGTCAGCAGCATGCAGCTTGCCTTTGCCCGCGTGAAAGAGAGCTGGGAAGAAGCCTATCTGACGAACCTGGCCAATCATTCGCTGGACCACGTCGCGGAAAAGATCCGCACCGCCGACAAGGTCGGCCTGTTCACCACCGAATCGCAACCGCCCGCCGCCGTGGCCAAGGCGCTGTTGTCGCGCGGCATCGATTATTTCAACGCCTACGTTTGCGAAAACCTCGGCTCGCCCGACGAGCGGGTCACTCAAGGCGATCTGCCGGAGCTGGCCGGGCAGGAATTCTCGCCCCTGAACGTCATGATCCTGGTGCGCAAACCGGGCGCCCCAGACCGGCCCAGCGACCGCATCGGGCGGCGAGTGTTTGGCAACCCCGACGAAGTCTTCTTGCAAACGAAGCCCAAGAAAGGGTTGCTCACGCCGGCCGAAGTGCGGTCGCTGGCCCTGGCTGAAATGGATCTTTCGGCCAACAGCACGGTTTGGGACGTCGGCGCCGGCAGCGGATCGGTGGCCATCGAAGCGGCCCAGCTCGCGGCGTCGGGCACGACCTATGCCATCGAGATGGACCCCGACGACCATAACCTCATCAAGGCCAACGCCGAGCGGCTCGGCGTGACGAATCTGGTGGCCGTGCTGGGCCGTGCGCCGGAAGCCTGGAACGGCCTGCCGGCGCCCGACAGTGTTTTTCTGGGCGGCAGCGGACGCGAGATCAGCCAGCTTGTCGACTTGGCCTACGATCGCTTGCGGCCGCGCGGCCGGTTGGTGGCCAATGTCGGCAGCATCGAGAACCTGGCCGAGGTCCACTCCACGCTGCAACGCCGCGTGCCCGACGTCAAGGTCTGGATGATCAACGTGGCCCGCGGAACCTATCAGTTGGAGCGCGTGCGGTTCGACGCTCTCAATCCCACGTTTTTGCTGGCCGCCGTCAAGCCGGCGTAA